From the Lathyrus oleraceus cultivar Zhongwan6 chromosome 3, CAAS_Psat_ZW6_1.0, whole genome shotgun sequence genome, the window CTGAAAAATGTTCCAATAAAATTACAAGCAACTTCAACTCAAACATGACATTCACAAATTCTTTATCTCAAACAATATACTTGTTTTCTTCTGTTGAAGCAGGTGACATCTATAAACCATGACTCTCTGTTCTTGTAGTTTTAGTCATTGCTTTGGTGATGACATGAGTAAGAATCCCAATAGGGCAGAAGAACAAGCAAAAGGAAACCGAATGTCGAGTTTCAATCTGATTCTCCATTCCATCGCGGAAAATGTGCCTGGATTTCGTACCACAAAATACTTTCAGAAAAATAGCTAAAGAATGAGTAAGAGTTGTGTAATTTTTACACAAAATTCGACAACAATTTAGAGTTAATGCGACTCAAATACATGATTAATTTAGACTTGTACTCATTGACCAATCACGGAACGTGATTAACCATATATTTGAACGACGTTAATCTAAATTCTTAGTCGATTTTTGCTGTCAAATTTGTGTGTCAAAGAATCAAATCTGAACACAAAAAGGAAGATAAAATGCAGGACCTTGCAGCAAAAAGATCAACAACCAAAAGATGAATCCAAGCAGAGGCTAAAGTCAACTCACTAGAGAACATTTTCCCTATGCTACTAAGCTGCATTATGGAGTAAGCAAATATAAACAGTTGCGAGTTAGATGATAGAACTCATTAGAGAAAGAAAACCGAACTTCATCGATGAATCAATGAATGAATGAATACTTACCTCAGGTAGTAAGTATTTACTCGCGAAAATCAATCGAACCGTTTCAGGTGTCCAAGAAAGGAACAACAAGTAGGCGTATAGAACGCCGAGGATTACATACGGTAAATAACTTTCCATAGACTTTTTGGTCTGTAATTTTGCATTTCAGAAAAATGAATCAGGATATCAGAATCATAAtcaaataaatgaaaaacaagaatatCAGAATCACTAATCAAACATACTAGTTCGGATTTCGGGGCGAAAACCATAAGTGTGTAACACGGGAGCACCGCGATTGTTCCCCATGTAAATACAGTGCTAGCAAGCTGAGATCCTACGAACCCTGAAACATCGAACTCGAACAATCAATATACAGAACAAATGTTGTCACCATTAAGAAACAGCTTGCATCAATTGTTAATTACATGAAGCATGTATTTGACTTCTTTTTCGATTGCGAAACGATGTTGTAGCTTTAGGTTTTACAACAATTTTGGATCCTCCTATGAAACTCCAATCTCCGCTTAAGCCGGCTCTACTTCTCGAAACGCGTCGGGTGCATAGCTCGACACCATTACTCCTGATAGAGAAAGGAAAATTCAGCTTCTCTTGTCCAATTGTGCTACAGAGTTTTATATCCTGCCCCAAGTGATGATCAAATCAAATTAGAGTAGAAAGAGAATAAAATTTCTTGAACAAACCCATAGTTGTTTTTCTCCGAAGCACTGACCCAGACATGAACACCAGATACGATACTGATGCATTGACACAAATCGTAATTTGAGAAAACAGAATGATTCAATGTAACTACATGTGTCAATGTTGTGTTGGTGTCAGACACGGACATTGAACACGACTCTAAAGTGTTCTATCGTATCCGCCAACATTCGTCCAATACCCCGACACACCATCAATCTAAAGTGTTGTTCTTCATAGTTTATCATCAATATATACCAACATGCACCTTAGCATCAGATCTATTAAATATAAAAgttaacaaaaaaaaaaaaaactcaaat encodes:
- the LOC127128728 gene encoding protein ABA DEFICIENT 4, chloroplastic, with the protein product MSFSSCYSHLPLAFNKDIKLCSTIGQEKLNFPFSIRSNGVELCTRRVSRSRAGLSGDWSFIGGSKIVVKPKATTSFRNRKRSQIHASWFVGSQLASTVFTWGTIAVLPCYTLMVFAPKSELTKKSMESYLPYVILGVLYAYLLFLSWTPETVRLIFASKYLLPELSSIGKMFSSELTLASAWIHLLVVDLFAARHIFRDGMENQIETRHSVSFCLFFCPIGILTHVITKAMTKTTRTESHGL